AATAGATAGGTGAAAGAGCCTGTTGTTTTCCTAGCGAAGTCGGGCCACAACAGAGGAAGATAATTTTCACGAATGGCAAGGCGACGTTTTCAAGACACCCGTCCTCTGACGAATGAGCAGGGTTTATTGGCTTTGATCTTGATGGGTATGGGATTGACCATTGGAGGCGTCGTTGCCACTTGCTTCCTTGCTTTAAGTGAGGGGGCCAACCAAGGGGCAGAGTTGTGGCTTTCCGGCCAGTTGTCTTTTTAGGATCAAGTCAATTTCGGCGCTGTTCCGTTGTCGTCGCCTCTTCAAGCCTGTTGGTTCTCCATTAAGGACAGCCAACAGGCTTTTTAAGGATCCTTCAACAGTTTTTTCCTAACGACCAGGCTTCATCTCAACAATTACGCCCAGCTCTGAACGACGACTTGATTGATCCTGAGATCGGTGAGCGTGTGATGCCTTGAAACAGATCACGCACACAGCTGACAGAGGATGCTGGGAAAATCGCCAATCATCAAGCTGGTCCACGCTGGAATGCCATCGCATTCCTTGAGAGGCATAATTAGCTCGTGAGGAAAAAATCCTTCAAAGGGTGGAAACAAGGACACACTCCTGAGATTGATTTCGAAACCCCTGCCTTTGGCGGGGGTTTCTTTTTGGCGACCTGATTGCCCTTTTGTTGATCTCTCGGACGAGAAACACGGTGACGGTGAGCGCTCAACAATCCTGCTCAATGGTGCTGATCTGTTGATGCAGGCATCCATCAGCTCCTCCCTACAAATTGCACTAGCGGCCGTTCTTGCTTTGGCGACGGCCCAGGCTCTTCAGCTACCGGATGCGTACTGGGCGCCAATATCCGCCATAGTTTGTTCCCTGGAGGCCTTTGATCGTGCCTTTGAAACCGCTCGACGTCGCTTAATTGGGACCCTTCTCGGCGTTGGGCTAGCGGCTGTTCAAGTGAGTTTTGTTCAACAATCACTTTTGACCTACGGACTATGTATTGGACTGTTGGGATGCCTTTGTTATGCAGCACGGTTGCATCCGAGCTCTTTACGGTTCGGAGCGATCGCCTTCACCGTGGTGGTCACCGAGGCTGATCAAGCAGCGATTTGGCTTACGGCAGCGACCCGCTTTATTGACGTGGCCTTAGGCATCCTTGTGGCCCTGTTGGTCATCCAATACTGGCCAGGACGATCAAAATCATAATTTTGCTTCATTCAAAGGGCTAAGGAATCTCGTTGAAGCGAGCCACTGCAGTACCTCCTGAGTCATCCAATGGTGACCTTTCAAATAATCCTGTGTTCGTCGGGCTGGCTTTCGTTAACTCTGATCATTATTAAAGTCTTGATTAATAGCTCGTATAGCATTCACAGAAACAACGAATCCAAGCACGGCAAAAACAATCATCATTATGGCAAGAACAAACTTTAAAAATCACATAGATGGATCTATTCACTTGACGAGATGTTTACCAAATGACTGATTTGATTGTTGTTTAGATTTTTATCGGACATGGGCTCTGATGATGACGCCTGTGATCTGACGATCGCAGCGAAGGTTGCTTGCGACATCCCCCATCTGGGGGATCTTGGAAAATTTTTGATCCAGCATCGCTCTCAGCTCTACGCGATGGAATTCCTGCCATCACCAGCATGGGACCAGTGACAGACACGACAATCACCACAGAACAGAGATGCCCGCTTGGGCTTCCCTGGTAAACGATCGCTCAATCGCAGGCAGCACCTGATGAGCGACCAATCGATTTTTCTTTAGTCAAAGCATTTAGTTGTATTGAGTAGCTCACCCAAAGCCACAGGTTGTTGCGAATATTTCATGAACTTACGTAAATCGGCGCTTCAATCGCGGTCAAACCGCAATCAACGGACATGTTGCGGCTTCAGATTTCCTTTAGATTTTTTTGGAGTGTTACTCACGGGCTCTGCCCTCATTCCAATGGTACAAACGCCAAAAGAATTAGCTTTGCTTGGTGGCTCCTTCCTCATTGGATTAGGTGCTTTGGAAGTTTGTCTTCGCTT
The DNA window shown above is from Synechococcus sp. CC9902 and carries:
- a CDS encoding FUSC family protein codes for the protein MISKPLPLAGVSFWRPDCPFVDLSDEKHGDGERSTILLNGADLLMQASISSSLQIALAAVLALATAQALQLPDAYWAPISAIVCSLEAFDRAFETARRRLIGTLLGVGLAAVQVSFVQQSLLTYGLCIGLLGCLCYAARLHPSSLRFGAIAFTVVVTEADQAAIWLTAATRFIDVALGILVALLVIQYWPGRSKS